One region of Sphingomonas abietis genomic DNA includes:
- a CDS encoding alpha/beta fold hydrolase — protein MGDLNPAQAPIDAPLLLDRGDGTRLAFRFRPGRGPALLFLPGYISDMKGSKAVALDAWAEQTGRAMLRFDYSGCGESEGDFEDGTLARWRDDALAMVDASEGDCVLVGSSMGGWLMLLIALARPDRVRALVGIAAAPDFSDWGFDQDAKMRILQQGRIEQPSPHGPPMVTTRAFWQSAESQRLLHGPIAFDGPVRLLHGEADADVPTWVSQRIAALVRSADVQTVLVKDGDHRLSRPQDIALLLRTVETLMEIL, from the coding sequence ATGGGTGATCTGAACCCGGCGCAAGCCCCGATCGACGCGCCGCTTCTCCTCGATCGCGGCGACGGCACCCGCCTCGCCTTCCGTTTCCGCCCCGGGCGCGGCCCGGCACTGCTGTTCCTCCCCGGCTACATCTCGGACATGAAGGGCAGCAAGGCGGTCGCGCTCGACGCCTGGGCCGAGCAGACCGGCCGTGCGATGCTGCGCTTCGACTATTCCGGCTGCGGCGAGAGCGAAGGGGATTTCGAGGACGGCACGCTGGCCCGCTGGCGCGACGATGCGCTGGCGATGGTCGATGCGAGCGAGGGCGATTGCGTGCTGGTCGGCTCGTCGATGGGCGGCTGGCTGATGCTGCTGATCGCGCTCGCCCGGCCGGATCGCGTCCGCGCCCTCGTCGGCATCGCGGCGGCGCCCGATTTCTCGGACTGGGGCTTCGATCAGGACGCAAAGATGCGCATCCTCCAGCAGGGCCGGATCGAACAGCCTTCGCCTCATGGCCCGCCGATGGTGACGACCCGCGCCTTCTGGCAATCGGCCGAGTCGCAACGCCTGCTGCACGGGCCGATCGCCTTCGATGGCCCGGTTCGCCTGCTCCATGGCGAGGCCGATGCGGATGTGCCGACCTGGGTGTCGCAGCGCATCGCCGCGCTCGTCCGTTCAGCCGATGTGCAGACCGTCCTGGTCAAGGATGGCGACCATCGCCTGTCGCGCCCGCAGGATATCGCCCTGCTGCTGCGCACCGTCGAAACGCTGATGGAGATCCTGTGA
- a CDS encoding DUF6356 family protein, translated as MLNKFFLDHPADVGESYSEHMRAASGYGFTLIGAGLACLVHAAVPAFFKTKGSDTIRALHERLVRKRGAQRDAQTEARYGGWVI; from the coding sequence ATGCTGAACAAGTTCTTCCTCGATCACCCCGCCGATGTCGGCGAGTCCTATAGCGAGCATATGCGCGCGGCGTCGGGCTACGGCTTCACGCTGATCGGGGCGGGTCTCGCCTGCCTCGTCCACGCCGCGGTGCCGGCCTTTTTCAAGACCAAGGGCAGCGACACGATCCGCGCGCTCCATGAACGACTGGTCCGCAAGCGCGGCGCCCAGCGCGATGCCCAGACCGAGGCGCGCTACGGCGGATGGGTGATCTGA
- the thrS gene encoding threonine--tRNA ligase, whose translation MSAMLKITLPDGSVREVAPGTTPADIAAAIGPGLAKAAIAARVDGELRDIMRPLEGDTQLALVTSRDEADALELARHDYAHVLAEAVQKLFPGTQITFGPSTDDGFYYDFAPKDRPFTEEDLPAIEAEMRRIIAKDEPLIREVWSRADLIARWQREGESFKAEWAAELPEGEELTVYRAGKAEDAWLDMCRGPHLASTGKLAPDAFKLTRVSGAYWRGDQANAMLSRIYGTGWLSKKQLDAHLVRLEEAAKRDHRKIGQEMDLFHLQPEAQGSVFWHPKGYMLWRQLESYMRRRLDAADYAEVKTPQLMAARQWEQSGHWGKYRENMFVVPDEIPNTEDEAAIFSGTADLLALKPMNCPAHVLIFRQGIKSYRDLPIRMAEFGCCHRNEPHGALHGIMRVRQFTQDDAHIFCRADQLVDEVRKFCDLLDVVYKDLGFEGYAIKLALRPDKRFGSEEMWDWSEQSLRDAVKAAGRDGPEYGWEELPGEGAFYAPKLEFHLTDAIGRTWQVGTIQTDTVLPERLDASYVGEDGERHRPIMLHRAILGSFERFIGILIEHHVGKFPLWLAPVQAVVATIVSDADGYAEEVAAALKAAGIRVETDLRNEKINYKVREHSLAKVPYLLVLGKREADERTVAVRPLGTDARQEVIGLDALVERLKAEALAPDLR comes from the coding sequence ATGTCCGCGATGCTCAAGATCACGCTGCCCGACGGTTCCGTCCGTGAGGTAGCGCCGGGGACTACCCCCGCGGACATCGCGGCGGCGATCGGGCCGGGGCTCGCCAAGGCGGCGATCGCTGCCCGGGTCGACGGTGAGCTGCGCGACATCATGCGCCCGCTCGAAGGTGATACGCAGCTCGCGCTGGTCACGTCGCGCGACGAGGCCGACGCGCTCGAACTCGCGCGCCACGATTATGCGCATGTGCTCGCCGAGGCGGTGCAGAAGCTTTTCCCGGGCACGCAGATCACCTTCGGGCCGTCGACGGACGACGGCTTCTATTATGATTTCGCGCCCAAGGATCGCCCCTTCACCGAGGAGGATCTGCCCGCGATCGAGGCCGAGATGCGCCGCATCATCGCCAAGGACGAGCCGCTGATCCGCGAAGTATGGAGCCGCGCCGACCTGATCGCGCGCTGGCAGCGCGAAGGCGAGAGCTTCAAGGCCGAATGGGCCGCCGAGCTTCCCGAAGGCGAGGAACTCACCGTCTACCGCGCCGGCAAGGCCGAGGATGCCTGGCTCGACATGTGCCGCGGCCCGCATCTCGCCTCGACGGGCAAGCTCGCGCCGGACGCGTTCAAGCTGACGCGCGTCTCGGGCGCCTATTGGCGCGGCGACCAGGCCAATGCGATGCTGTCGCGAATCTACGGCACGGGCTGGCTGAGCAAGAAGCAGCTCGACGCGCATCTCGTCCGATTGGAGGAGGCCGCCAAGCGCGACCATCGCAAGATCGGCCAGGAGATGGACCTGTTCCACCTCCAGCCCGAGGCGCAGGGATCGGTCTTCTGGCACCCCAAGGGCTATATGCTGTGGCGCCAGCTCGAGAGCTATATGCGCCGCCGCCTCGACGCCGCCGACTATGCCGAGGTCAAGACGCCGCAGCTGATGGCCGCGCGCCAGTGGGAGCAGTCGGGCCATTGGGGCAAGTATCGCGAGAATATGTTCGTGGTGCCCGACGAGATTCCGAACACCGAGGACGAGGCCGCGATCTTTTCCGGCACCGCCGACCTGCTCGCGCTCAAGCCGATGAACTGCCCCGCGCACGTCCTCATCTTCCGCCAGGGGATCAAATCCTATCGCGACCTGCCGATCCGCATGGCCGAATTCGGCTGCTGCCACCGCAACGAGCCGCACGGCGCGCTGCACGGCATCATGCGCGTCCGCCAGTTCACGCAGGACGACGCGCACATCTTCTGCCGCGCCGACCAGCTCGTCGACGAGGTGCGCAAATTCTGCGACCTGCTCGACGTGGTGTACAAGGACCTGGGCTTCGAGGGCTATGCGATCAAGCTCGCGCTGCGCCCCGACAAGCGCTTCGGCTCGGAAGAAATGTGGGACTGGTCCGAACAGTCGCTGCGCGATGCGGTCAAGGCGGCCGGGCGTGACGGCCCCGAATATGGCTGGGAGGAGCTGCCGGGCGAGGGCGCCTTCTACGCACCCAAGCTCGAATTCCATTTGACCGACGCGATCGGGCGGACCTGGCAGGTCGGCACGATCCAGACCGACACGGTGCTGCCCGAGCGCTTGGATGCGAGCTATGTCGGCGAGGATGGCGAGCGCCATCGCCCGATCATGCTCCACCGCGCGATCCTGGGCTCGTTCGAGCGCTTCATCGGCATCCTGATCGAGCATCATGTCGGCAAATTCCCGCTGTGGCTGGCGCCGGTGCAGGCGGTGGTCGCGACGATCGTCTCCGACGCCGACGGCTATGCCGAGGAGGTCGCGGCGGCGCTCAAGGCGGCCGGCATCCGCGTCGAGACCGACCTGCGCAACGAGAAGATCAACTATAAGGTGCGCGAACATTCGCTCGCGAAGGTTCCGTACCTGCTGGTGCTCGGCAAGCGCGAGGCCGACGAGCGCACCGTCGCGGTTCGCCCGCTCGGCACCGATGCGCGCCAGGAGGTGATCGGCCTCGACGCGCTGGTCGAGCGACTCAAGGCGGAAGCGCTGGCGCCCGACCTGCGGTGA
- a CDS encoding dicarboxylate/amino acid:cation symporter yields the protein MARRLTLFILIGMVLGFLAGIAMHALIAEPALTTWAGYLTIFTDLFLRLIKMIIAPLVFSTLVVGVAHMGDTSALGRIGGRTLGWFLGASLVSLTLGLLLVNLLAPGAHSGLTLPPVSETMALDSKAFNLHDFLVHIVPASMTEAMADNDILPIVVFSIFLGVAIVAVGEKAKPLVTGIEALVAVMLKITDYVMRVAPIAVFAAIAHAVAINGAGIILTFGRFVGSFYLALAVLWAVLIGAGFVMLGGRARTLVRLIREPALLAFSTASSEAAYPRLLEALEAFGVPRRIASFVLPLGYSFNLDGSMIYMTFATLFIAQAYGIDIPIGQQIVMVLILMVTSKGMAGVPRASLVVIAAVMGHFNIPEAGLLLILAVDQFLDMGRSATNVVGNAVAAAVVAKWEGGLAPPRETLDAPAPV from the coding sequence GTGGCCAGGCGCCTGACCCTCTTCATCCTGATCGGCATGGTGCTCGGCTTCCTCGCCGGCATCGCGATGCACGCCCTGATCGCGGAACCCGCGCTCACGACATGGGCGGGCTATCTCACCATCTTCACCGATCTGTTCCTGCGGCTGATCAAGATGATCATCGCGCCGCTGGTCTTCTCCACATTGGTCGTCGGCGTCGCGCATATGGGCGACACGTCCGCATTGGGGCGGATCGGCGGGCGCACGCTCGGCTGGTTCCTCGGCGCGAGCCTGGTCTCGCTGACCTTGGGTCTGCTGCTGGTCAACCTGCTGGCGCCCGGTGCGCATAGCGGCCTCACCCTGCCGCCCGTGTCCGAGACGATGGCGCTCGATTCCAAAGCCTTCAACCTGCACGACTTCCTCGTCCACATCGTGCCTGCCTCGATGACGGAGGCGATGGCCGACAACGACATATTGCCGATCGTGGTGTTCTCGATCTTCCTCGGCGTCGCGATCGTCGCGGTGGGCGAGAAGGCGAAGCCGCTGGTCACCGGCATCGAGGCGCTGGTCGCGGTGATGCTCAAGATCACCGACTATGTGATGCGGGTCGCCCCGATCGCGGTGTTCGCCGCCATCGCCCATGCCGTCGCGATCAACGGCGCCGGGATCATCCTCACCTTCGGACGATTCGTCGGCAGCTTCTATCTGGCGCTGGCCGTGCTGTGGGCGGTGCTGATCGGCGCCGGCTTCGTGATGCTGGGCGGCCGTGCCCGCACGCTGGTCCGGCTGATCCGAGAGCCTGCGCTGCTCGCTTTCTCCACCGCCTCGTCGGAGGCCGCCTATCCGCGCCTGCTCGAGGCGCTGGAGGCGTTCGGCGTGCCGCGCCGGATCGCGAGCTTCGTGCTGCCGCTCGGCTATTCGTTCAACCTCGACGGCTCGATGATCTACATGACCTTCGCGACCCTGTTCATCGCGCAGGCCTATGGCATCGATATTCCGATCGGCCAGCAGATCGTCATGGTGCTGATCCTGATGGTGACGTCCAAGGGCATGGCGGGCGTGCCCCGCGCCAGCCTGGTGGTGATCGCCGCCGTGATGGGCCATTTCAACATCCCCGAGGCCGGCCTGCTGCTGATCCTCGCGGTCGACCAGTTCCTCGACATGGGCCGTTCGGCGACCAACGTCGTCGGCAACGCGGTCGCCGCCGCCGTGGTCGCGAAGTGGGAGGGCGGGCTGGCGCCGCCGCGCGAGACGCTGGACGCGCCGGCCCCAGTCTAG
- the infC gene encoding translation initiation factor IF-3, with protein MPLNGPRFDEFINVPKVRVIDEAGENLGVMYTREAMEQANEMGLNLVEVSPNADPPVCKFLDVGKFKYEAQKKANLARKSQKTQEIKEIKMRPNIDDHDYQTKMKKIFEFIEEGDKVKCTLRFRGRELAHGQLGMQVLQRVQVDVAEIAKVEQFPRMEGRQMLMVIAPK; from the coding sequence ATGCCCCTCAATGGCCCGCGTTTCGACGAGTTCATCAACGTCCCCAAGGTCCGCGTGATCGATGAGGCGGGCGAGAATCTCGGCGTCATGTACACGCGCGAGGCGATGGAGCAGGCGAACGAGATGGGGTTGAATCTCGTCGAGGTGTCGCCCAACGCCGATCCGCCCGTCTGCAAGTTCTTGGACGTGGGCAAATTCAAGTACGAGGCGCAGAAGAAGGCCAACCTCGCACGGAAGTCGCAGAAGACGCAGGAGATCAAGGAGATCAAGATGCGTCCGAACATCGACGACCATGATTATCAGACCAAGATGAAGAAGATCTTCGAGTTCATCGAAGAGGGCGACAAGGTGAAATGCACCCTGCGCTTCCGGGGTCGCGAGCTCGCCCACGGCCAGCTCGGTATGCAGGTGCTCCAGCGCGTGCAGGTCGACGTGGCGGAGATCGCCAAGGTCGAGCAGTTCCCGCGCATGGAAGGCCGTCAGATGCTGATGGTGATCGCGCCTAAGTAA
- a CDS encoding VOC family protein codes for MKYLHTMIRVSDPAASIRFFELLGLKETRRMESEKGRFTLIYLAAPGDEAAEVELTHNWDETGYDGGRNFGHLAYAVEDIYDLCQTLMDAGITINRPPRDGHMAFIRTPDNISIELLQAGERLAPAEPWASMPNTGSW; via the coding sequence ATGAAATATCTCCACACCATGATCCGGGTTTCGGACCCGGCCGCATCGATCCGCTTCTTCGAGCTGCTGGGCCTGAAGGAAACCCGCCGCATGGAAAGCGAGAAGGGTCGCTTCACCCTCATCTACCTCGCCGCCCCCGGCGACGAGGCGGCCGAGGTGGAGCTGACCCATAATTGGGACGAGACCGGCTATGACGGCGGCCGCAATTTCGGCCATCTCGCTTATGCGGTCGAGGACATCTACGATCTTTGCCAGACGCTGATGGACGCCGGCATCACCATCAACCGCCCGCCGCGCGACGGCCACATGGCCTTCATCCGCACGCCGGACAATATTTCGATCGAGCTGCTCCAGGCCGGCGAGCGACTGGCCCCCGCCGAACCCTGGGCCTCGATGCCCAACACCGGCAGCTGGTAA
- the gloB gene encoding hydroxyacylglutathione hydrolase, with the protein MAVEQAIELVAVPALSDNYVWLMHDAASGETVAVDPGEAAPVLKAAEDRGWTITQVWNTHWHPDHVGGNAEIKAATGATITGPAEEGRIPTLDRIIGEGDGVRIGVHEGTAIAVGAHTSGHIAIHLPGEAIVFTGDTLFAMGCGRLFEGTPADMFAAMRKLEALPGETRVCCGHEYTVSNGRYAVVAEPNNDEAKAALAQAERLRAEGKPTLPSTIAAERATNPFMRAATSEELGERRAAKDSFKG; encoded by the coding sequence ATGGCGGTCGAGCAGGCGATCGAACTCGTCGCCGTCCCGGCGCTCAGCGACAATTATGTCTGGCTGATGCACGATGCGGCCAGCGGCGAGACGGTCGCGGTCGATCCGGGCGAAGCCGCGCCAGTGCTGAAGGCGGCCGAGGATCGCGGCTGGACGATCACGCAGGTCTGGAACACCCACTGGCACCCCGATCATGTCGGCGGCAATGCGGAGATCAAGGCGGCGACCGGCGCGACCATCACCGGCCCCGCCGAGGAAGGCCGCATCCCGACGCTCGATCGCATCATCGGCGAGGGCGATGGCGTCCGCATCGGCGTCCATGAGGGGACCGCGATCGCGGTCGGGGCGCACACCTCCGGGCACATCGCGATCCATCTGCCGGGCGAGGCGATCGTCTTCACCGGCGACACGCTGTTCGCGATGGGCTGCGGCCGGCTGTTCGAGGGCACGCCCGCCGACATGTTCGCCGCCATGCGCAAGCTGGAAGCCCTGCCCGGCGAGACGCGGGTCTGCTGCGGGCATGAATATACTGTGTCGAATGGCCGTTATGCCGTGGTCGCCGAGCCGAACAATGACGAGGCGAAGGCCGCGCTCGCCCAGGCCGAAAGGCTGCGCGCCGAGGGCAAGCCGACGCTCCCCTCGACCATTGCGGCCGAGCGCGCGACCAACCCGTTCATGCGTGCCGCCACTTCCGAGGAATTGGGCGAACGACGCGCCGCCAAGGACAGCTTCAAGGGTTAG
- a CDS encoding YnfA family protein, whose translation MTGLPATLAVYIAAALAEIGGCFAVWSVVRSGASPWWLAPGFALLCLFAWLLTLSEPEAAGRAFAAYGGIYILSAIGWMIWVEKVPATRSDALGTLLCLAGCFVILAGRR comes from the coding sequence GTGACCGGGCTGCCGGCTACGCTGGCGGTCTATATCGCGGCCGCGCTGGCCGAGATCGGCGGGTGCTTCGCGGTCTGGTCGGTGGTGCGATCGGGGGCCAGCCCGTGGTGGCTGGCCCCCGGCTTCGCGTTGCTCTGCCTGTTCGCCTGGTTGCTCACCCTGTCCGAACCGGAAGCGGCGGGGCGGGCCTTCGCGGCCTATGGCGGTATCTATATCCTGTCGGCGATCGGCTGGATGATCTGGGTCGAGAAAGTGCCCGCGACACGCTCCGACGCGCTCGGCACATTGCTTTGTCTGGCGGGATGTTTCGTGATCCTTGCGGGTCGACGCTGA
- a CDS encoding AMP-dependent synthetase/ligase, translating to MRLLEHFPNLVTMFFTRAAEQGDAPFLWRKQEGAWVAMSWRIAAGKVAALAAALREKGLRPGDRVLLVSENRPEWCIADLAIMAAGCVTVPAYTSNTTRDHAHVLENSGARGVIVSTAKLAATLIPAVLRSGQVSLVVGIDAMKIGQQGPFAFCPFDALTDAPGDVAACAEAARAFQRADLACLIYTSGTGGAPRGVMQHHGAILHNVAATSRLISEDFGWGEEIFLSFLPLSHAYEHTAGQHLPIGLGGQIYYSEGLEKLAANIEEVRPTIMVVVPRLFEVLRTRIAKAIEKQGPVPHWLLGRAQAMGDAPTLWQRPMDMLLSATIRRKVKGRFGGRLKALVSGGAPLNPEVGRFFSSLGLTLLQGYGQTEAAPVICCNRPRAGIKLDTVGPPLADTEIRIAEDGEIQVRGELVMHGYWQNEAETARVLDGEGWLSTGDIGHVDGAGRLVITDRKKDIIVNDKGDNVAPQRVEGMMTLQPEILQAMVSGDRRPYLVGLVVPDPEWRAEWARDHGVADDAALARDPAFQRAIQAAVDRVNADLSSTEKVRRVLVADEAFAIENAELTPSLKIRRHVIRERYGARLDALYKAAAY from the coding sequence ATGCGTCTGCTCGAACATTTCCCCAATCTCGTCACCATGTTCTTCACGCGCGCGGCGGAGCAGGGCGATGCCCCCTTCCTGTGGCGCAAGCAGGAGGGCGCGTGGGTGGCGATGAGCTGGCGCATAGCGGCCGGCAAGGTCGCGGCGCTGGCGGCGGCGTTGCGCGAGAAGGGCTTGCGACCCGGCGACCGGGTGCTGCTCGTCTCCGAAAACCGCCCCGAATGGTGCATCGCCGATCTCGCGATCATGGCGGCGGGCTGCGTCACCGTGCCCGCCTACACCAGCAACACCACCCGCGATCACGCGCATGTGCTGGAGAATAGCGGCGCGCGCGGCGTCATCGTCTCCACCGCCAAACTCGCAGCGACGCTGATTCCGGCGGTGCTGCGATCGGGGCAGGTGAGCCTGGTCGTCGGCATCGATGCGATGAAGATCGGCCAGCAGGGTCCGTTCGCCTTCTGTCCGTTCGATGCGCTGACCGATGCACCGGGCGATGTCGCCGCCTGCGCCGAGGCGGCCCGCGCCTTCCAGCGGGCGGACCTCGCCTGCCTGATCTACACCTCCGGCACCGGCGGTGCGCCGCGCGGGGTGATGCAGCATCATGGCGCGATCCTCCACAATGTCGCGGCGACCTCGCGCCTGATCTCGGAAGATTTCGGCTGGGGGGAGGAGATATTCCTCTCCTTCCTGCCGCTCTCCCACGCCTATGAGCATACCGCCGGCCAGCATCTGCCGATCGGGCTGGGCGGGCAGATCTATTATTCGGAAGGGCTGGAGAAGCTCGCCGCCAATATCGAAGAGGTACGGCCGACGATCATGGTGGTGGTGCCGCGCCTGTTCGAGGTGCTGCGCACCCGCATCGCCAAGGCGATCGAGAAGCAGGGGCCGGTGCCGCACTGGCTGCTCGGCCGTGCCCAGGCGATGGGCGATGCGCCGACGCTGTGGCAGCGGCCGATGGACATGCTGCTCTCCGCCACCATCCGCCGCAAGGTGAAGGGCCGCTTCGGCGGGCGGCTGAAGGCGCTGGTCTCGGGCGGTGCGCCGCTCAACCCGGAGGTTGGGCGGTTCTTCTCCTCGCTCGGGCTGACGCTGTTGCAGGGCTATGGCCAGACCGAGGCCGCGCCGGTGATCTGCTGCAACCGGCCCCGCGCCGGGATCAAGCTCGATACCGTCGGGCCGCCGCTCGCCGACACCGAGATCCGGATCGCCGAGGATGGCGAGATCCAGGTGCGCGGCGAACTGGTCATGCACGGCTATTGGCAGAATGAGGCGGAGACGGCGCGCGTGCTCGATGGCGAGGGCTGGCTGTCGACCGGCGACATCGGCCATGTCGACGGGGCGGGCCGGCTGGTCATCACCGATCGCAAGAAGGACATCATCGTCAATGACAAGGGCGACAATGTCGCGCCCCAGCGAGTCGAGGGGATGATGACGCTCCAGCCCGAAATCCTCCAGGCGATGGTGTCGGGGGATCGGCGACCCTATCTGGTCGGGCTGGTCGTGCCCGATCCCGAATGGCGGGCCGAATGGGCGCGTGATCATGGCGTGGCGGACGACGCGGCATTGGCACGCGATCCCGCCTTCCAGCGCGCGATTCAGGCGGCGGTCGATCGGGTGAATGCCGATCTGTCGAGCACCGAGAAGGTGCGCCGGGTGCTGGTGGCGGACGAGGCTTTCGCGATCGAGAATGCCGAGCTGACGCCCTCGCTGAAGATCCGCCGCCACGTCATCCGCGAACGTTACGGCGCGCGGCTGGACGCGCTCTACAAGGCGGCGGCCTATTGA
- a CDS encoding quinone-dependent dihydroorotate dehydrogenase, with amino-acid sequence MLYPFIRPLIFRLDAERAHHWSLAALERFPRRSPPAADPRLAVRIAGLDFPNPVGLAAGYDKDARVPDAMLGLGFGFVEVGTLTPQPQAGNPQPRLFRLVEDQAVINRMGFNNGGQEAAFARLAARARTGQRGGIVGVNVGANKDATDRIADYAAGVRAMAPVADYLTINISSPNTPGLRALQEAAALDELLAGAIEARGEGGPPIFLKVAPDLEPNDIHAIARVVIDRKVDALIVANTTVSRPPLSSGLAGEQGGLSGEPLRPLALQRLRDFRHATGGRVPLIAAGGIASAADAYARIRAGASLIQLYSALVYEGPGLAKRIASGLVPLLERDGFGSIAEAIGA; translated from the coding sequence ATGCTCTACCCCTTTATCCGTCCGCTGATCTTCCGCCTCGATGCGGAGAGGGCGCATCACTGGTCGCTGGCCGCGCTCGAGCGATTCCCCCGGCGATCGCCGCCGGCTGCCGATCCCCGGCTCGCGGTGCGGATCGCGGGGCTGGATTTCCCGAATCCGGTCGGCCTCGCGGCAGGCTATGACAAGGACGCGCGCGTGCCGGATGCGATGCTGGGGCTGGGCTTCGGCTTCGTCGAGGTCGGCACGCTGACGCCGCAGCCGCAGGCCGGCAATCCGCAGCCGCGGCTATTCCGGCTGGTCGAGGATCAGGCGGTGATCAACCGCATGGGCTTCAACAATGGCGGGCAGGAGGCGGCCTTCGCCCGGCTGGCGGCGCGGGCGCGTACCGGCCAGCGCGGGGGTATCGTCGGGGTCAATGTCGGCGCCAACAAGGACGCGACCGATCGCATCGCCGATTATGCGGCCGGCGTCCGCGCGATGGCGCCGGTGGCGGATTATCTGACGATCAACATCTCGTCCCCCAACACCCCGGGCCTGCGCGCCCTGCAGGAGGCGGCGGCGCTGGACGAGCTGCTGGCCGGTGCGATCGAGGCGCGGGGCGAGGGCGGGCCGCCGATCTTCCTCAAGGTCGCGCCCGATCTGGAGCCGAACGACATCCACGCGATCGCGCGCGTCGTGATCGATCGCAAGGTCGATGCGCTGATCGTCGCCAACACCACCGTCTCGCGGCCGCCTCTGTCCTCGGGCCTCGCCGGCGAGCAGGGCGGGCTTTCGGGCGAGCCGCTGCGGCCACTGGCGCTCCAGCGGCTGCGCGATTTCCGCCACGCCACCGGCGGGCGGGTGCCGCTGATCGCGGCGGGCGGCATCGCCTCGGCGGCCGATGCCTATGCCCGTATCCGCGCGGGGGCGAGCCTCATCCAGCTCTATTCGGCATTGGTCTATGAAGGGCCGGGGCTGGCGAAGCGGATCGCAAGCGGGCTGGTGCCGCTGCTGGAGCGGGACGGATTCGGCAGCATCGCCGAGGCGATCGGCGCCTGA
- a CDS encoding tetratricopeptide repeat protein, producing the protein MILLALLLAAAPTPSTGPADFRSSEVRFGDCVRQSDLDPAAAQQTAIAWAKSGGGVPAAQCLGIARSAAENWAGAVDAFTTAANLADQTHQPVAAANLWVSVGNAALAGGDPAKAREALTTAIASPALSDPLKGEAYLDRARAAVAANDDPAARVDLDQAVKLVPADPMAWLLSATLARRMNDPTRAATDIKEAMTRAPNQADILYEAGNIAGAAGDMSGAREQWTRAATAEPGSDASKRARAELAATGAPLPPQPAKSLPSGR; encoded by the coding sequence GTGATCCTGCTCGCCCTGCTGCTTGCTGCCGCCCCCACCCCATCCACCGGGCCCGCCGACTTCCGTTCCAGCGAGGTCCGCTTCGGCGATTGCGTGCGGCAGAGCGATCTCGATCCCGCCGCCGCACAGCAGACCGCGATCGCCTGGGCGAAGAGCGGCGGCGGCGTGCCGGCCGCCCAATGCCTCGGTATCGCCCGCTCCGCCGCCGAGAATTGGGCCGGCGCGGTCGATGCCTTCACCACCGCCGCCAATCTCGCCGATCAGACCCATCAGCCGGTCGCCGCCGCCAATCTCTGGGTCTCGGTCGGCAATGCCGCGCTGGCCGGCGGCGATCCCGCCAAGGCGCGCGAAGCCTTGACCACCGCGATCGCCTCGCCGGCCCTGTCCGATCCGCTGAAGGGCGAAGCCTATCTCGATCGCGCCCGCGCCGCCGTCGCCGCCAACGACGATCCTGCCGCGCGCGTCGATCTCGATCAGGCGGTGAAGCTGGTGCCCGCCGATCCGATGGCGTGGCTGCTCTCGGCCACCCTCGCCCGCCGGATGAACGACCCGACGCGCGCTGCTACGGACATCAAGGAGGCGATGACGCGCGCGCCGAACCAGGCCGATATCCTCTACGAGGCCGGCAATATCGCCGGCGCCGCGGGCGACATGAGCGGGGCACGCGAGCAGTGGACCCGCGCGGCCACGGCCGAGCCGGGCAGCGACGCTTCCAAGCGCGCCCGCGCCGAACTCGCCGCGACCGGCGCGCCGCTGCCACCGCAACCGGCCAAATCGCTTCCCTCCGGGCGCTAG
- a CDS encoding SUF system Fe-S cluster assembly regulator gives MRLSSLADYAVVMMAAAARHGADARFSATNLSAETGVPLPTAQKVMGKLTSAGLLASSRGAAGGFMLARSAETINLADIVEAVEGPIALTSCVDEAKHDCALENACKVRPHWGVVNDAVRGAFAGVSLASLSHPVRPEPVERLPFSAKGTGGASTGSARTDLMSVGIA, from the coding sequence ATGCGTCTTTCGAGCCTAGCCGATTATGCCGTGGTGATGATGGCCGCCGCCGCGCGCCATGGCGCCGACGCCCGCTTCTCCGCGACCAACCTCTCGGCCGAGACCGGCGTGCCGCTGCCCACCGCGCAGAAGGTGATGGGCAAGCTGACATCCGCCGGCCTGCTGGCTTCCTCGCGCGGCGCGGCGGGCGGCTTCATGCTGGCGCGGTCGGCCGAAACGATCAATCTCGCCGACATCGTCGAGGCGGTGGAGGGGCCGATCGCGCTGACCTCCTGTGTCGACGAGGCCAAGCATGATTGCGCGCTCGAAAATGCCTGCAAGGTCCGCCCGCATTGGGGCGTGGTGAACGATGCCGTGCGTGGCGCCTTCGCCGGCGTGTCGCTGGCCTCGCTCTCTCACCCCGTTCGCCCCGAGCCTGTCGAACGGCTGCCCTTCTCCGCGAAGGGGACGGGCGGTGCTTCGACAGGCTCAGCACGAACGGATCTCATGTCGGTAGGTATTGCGTAA